In the genome of Aedes aegypti strain LVP_AGWG chromosome 2, AaegL5.0 Primary Assembly, whole genome shotgun sequence, the window ATCACcgcctaagacaagacgtgtcaggtcgaagtacaaaaatgaaaccaattgcttgTCAAAAAAGACTTCTTCTCATTGGTCGGTTTGGCAAAGGCCTTCTtccacatcgttgagttggattacaACAGGGCGCTTTGTTGCTAGcctggccgtgttgctagttcataaattagagtttttatcaaaagtttggaaatttttcatgaaatctttttgtttcatttatattcgatgttaagtttaccgcatgtgcttttacaatgcaaaaataattaaaacatgtttaaatgaAAGCAAAATCATGGAAATTTTGTCAACTTTCTCTAAAAATCACGCCGGTTTTGCATATAAACCTGATTTTTAAATAAGCTAACATCCTCTATTGCACTGTGtgaatgaagcgtgcaagaaacaacaacattatgaattttgatatttgaatatgttcacaagatttatttaaaaaggatactggtagcactggcttttgtatcgtaaaggttatcgactgaaaaacaatggGAGTCTTAGTtaagctgtcacgtcctgtcctagatcATCGCCAACCTAGAATAGAAAAGCTTACTTTGACATCGGATTGCCTGTAggaaatcttaccgcgtttgacatttgcacacacacacacagcaatactaaattttttaaaacttatcTGAAAAACAGTGGTGTTAACGGttctgctacttttccccgaaagtcggttccccgaatatcccgttttccCGAAAAGTGTCACATATTTGTCATAACTTCAGCCATTTCAGGGTGTTGATTGAACCAGTCATCTGATATGCTTCTTTTTTTGATTtgtggttctttcgagttttatcaTCCTCAATATCTGTTAAGTCGAAAATTaccaaatatctccttcttttgatttttttatcgttctttcttgtTTGCCACCATGTCGGTGAAGACTATGTTGGTGCCTTTCTGAACTAcatcacttttcgggaaaaTGAGTCATTCGGGTTGCTGGCGTTCGGGGAattgacattcggggaaacgacatgtGGGGTAAAGTAGCACTCTATATCGACGGAATAATCAAATTCCACTCTTTGTACATTTGAGTATTCCTGAACTCTTTGTAActacatagagtaaggtggttcgaccttagtggtataatcaaagtttccaggaaaacaatagcggatgaaacaaaacaaataccatacagtgaaccttcaacatcttcttcttcttcttcttgctggcgttacgtccccactggaacagagcctgcttctcagcttagtgttcttatgagcacttccacagttattatctgagagcttactattccaatgcacagtggtccaggaatcagttttacgcggaaagatgcattttgggctttagaatgaaacattagacaaaaacggtcttctacaaagttgtttgttttagttaagccctttgtttggtgttattgaaaattagggtggaccacattttcatagaaattgtgtaactaactttcttatttgtagaaattatattatacatgcttcagcaaagttatagaccaagttatagttacaaaaataagacatctgtaattttttgatataatatacagttttattttgtcttttgaacgccgtcaaaacatattttttatgtttgccccaatcagagatattcacaatcaaagtaggcatgtttttgagagaaaaataacaataactcctgaacggaaggagatagcgagtttcttcactcaccaaattacgcattttttaaagctctaaaagtgtttcatagactacttttggaaaagttgcttgaaattgaatggtctacaacttttctgaagcatgtataatataatttctgcaaataagaaagttagttacacaatttctatgaaaatgtggtccaccctaattttcaataacaccaaacaaagggctcaactaatacaaacaactttgtagaagaccgtttttgtctaatgtttcattctaaagctcaaaatgcatctttccgcgtaaaactgattcctggaccatagtgcaatgaccattttttttgcatttggaaatcgtgtggcaggtacgaagatactctatgccctgggaagtcgagaaaatttccaacccgaaaagatcctcgaccggtgggattcgaacccacgaccctcagcttggtcttgctgaatagctgcgcgtttaccgctacggctatctgcgcCCCTACACacaaccttcaacatattgactataattttgctgaacaaacttgtgtcaaaatatttacccatttttagttatttcagttccaaaattgattgtcttaaacgaacttttgccccaccggtgggtcaagagttcgaatctagtgtggggcaaaagttcgctggctaattCTTTTGTGACATACATACTTTAtatcagccgtaaacttatgtttgccgcaaaatacacactaaattttaattaaaaaattgccAGAAACAGGGTAAACAGGGTATAtcaaaaaaatagcagtttttcgcaaaaccaggtggatatgtaaaattttggtaacatttttcgcacgatcaggcaagttttactaaatttgaagataatatgtggattttaggcaatttgcaaatttttccgtgagtttatacatgggtcgaacttttgccccgctgattcgaacttttgcccaactgccccactatgggccaaaaatagTTTCCAAGCATCTATGCAAAAACtactagagtaaagtggggcaaaagttcgagtggggtaagagtttatttttaagatttctagctcaattcaaaacaaatcttataaatgtcatggtggttcgaatgctattcaagtaaaagactttcaatccaaatatcataaaaatcgatttagatttggaaaagttatggctgtatgttgtttttcgacgtgaatattgtaatttttggtcaaactttcgttgcatggaatcaattgaagataaaatctttttcagtattttatgtaaaggcgtttctaggcctatcacaagtttgctttgaggtgtattagtttttgctttaatgcttgaaaacaatttttggcccatagtggggcaaaagttcgaatcagcggggcaaaagttcgacccatgtataaaatcacggaaaaatttgcgaattgtctaaaatccacatattatcttcaaatttagttaaatttgtctcatcgtgtgaaaattgtcaccaaaattttacatttccacctagttttgcgaaaaactgctatttttgagtatattacaattaacctggttttgggcaatttttagatgaaaattgagtgtgtattttttgtcaaactttagtttacggctggtgtaaagtatgcctgtcataaaaggatcgatattttatgttttagccagcaaacttttgccccacactagattcgaactcttgccccaccggtggggcaaaagttcgaataagacaatcaatttattaatcaatcaatcaattaatttcaaaactgttatatttaaaaataggtaaatattatgacacaagtttgttcagcaaaattatagccaatatgttaaaGGTTCACTGTATAGTGTTTggtttgttttaactgctattgttttcctggaaactttgattataccactaaggtcgaacttttgccccaccttactctatcatCGTTCCTTGTGGAAAtagtcatcggaaaatgtttttcccggtgactTTTTCAGAATTACTATCAGTTGCTAATATTTGTATAATGTAATGCTTCGCATGCAATGGTGAtataagcattatattttttttttcaaaaatttgacattttacaGCACTGATTATAAGATACATTTTTGACAACACTAAAACAATCATTACTTAGAAACAATAAACAAGAGCAACACGCAATAACTTGAATTCGAAAAGAGCTCCGTGATCTTAAAATTCTGAGGTTTTCAGACAGTTGAGCTATTATTTCTCTTATCAGATGCATAGTCTCcataaacatgaaacgagctcaccagttagcAATCCACCGTTAACTGAacatgaatatcttttcgcgCTTGCACAACGCGAACTGTTCCACAGGAGCATGTAACAGAATCAAAAGCCCACGCATTTTCTGTTCGGAGAAGTAATTTGGAAATAATTCATACTTTTTCTTAAAACCTgttgatgttttatttattgattcacAAACCACCAAAACGCATGCCCATCGCCAGTGCCTAGCAATAGAAGCAACAAACCCCTAACAACGGACTCTTTAGTAACGGGCCCCACATCGATATCGACCAAAGTAAGGCTTAGCTTCCAGCGGCCTAGTTCCCATCACCCGCCCAAAATGAACAGACGCAACAATGGTACTTCCATGCAACACACTTCCAAATTTACATCCTCCAGTCGGAAGTCGGTTCTTCAGGTGATGTTTGATGAAACTAAAATTCTATCTCATAACTGAGTCTCATTTTACTCGCAGGGAACCAAAAACTTCGTCTGGGATAGAGAGGAGTTATCATCCAATCTGCCCTACTTCAATCGCAACTACGAGATTCCATTCAATCGGCCGCCTAATGAGGTCAACTTTCTAGGTGGACTGGGCAGCAACAAAGCCCACTACAGGTCCAAGGTACACCCGCAACGGGTTTCAACGGTACAGAAATTGATGCGCATGAGGACGTCTAACCGAATGTTGGAAACGTTGACGGAGGACTTGCGGAAGGTGAATCTTTGTCGACACTCGAAGAAAGTTAAACACAGGGACCGACACATCGGCGAATACATCAACAAGATCACTGATGAGCTTCAGCTGGCAGGGAATGTGGAAAAATCCACACCTTCGGAACAGTCGGATGTGCAATTTCAGGCCAGTGCCAGAAAGAATATTTCAAACGATGACTACAAGGAGATGATACAAAAGTTGGATAAGATGCTTCTGGATGATCAAGGTCCCAGAGCAAGCTATGGGACCACGTTTCGAGACTGGGCACTTCGAGAGCGgtacaatttcaaaaacaaaaacaacattGATATGATGAAACGAGAGAAGGAGAATTTGGAGTCGGAGATGGGATCATCGGTGGACACGAAGCCCTGCGACTTCATCACGGCGGATGGACGGCGAGTAACGAAGTTGAAGAAAGCTACTAGGATTCCTCACCTCGAGGGGTACATGTATGGTCCATTTACGAAACTTCCCCGTTTGGATCCACTGTTGGAAAGCGAGACAAAATTTGGCATTCCTTTGAGCTTATTGGTTCGATCGTACCGCGAGATGGATTCAATGAAGGAAGGCGAACGGAATGTGATCAATACAAGACTGGCCCACATGAGGATCCCCTTGTGTCCGAGGAGTAGCGACGAGTCTTCCGACGACGAGGACAAAATGGAAGAAGTGAAGATCCTGTCGTTTATACGCACTCCATACTTTCGGATTCCAATGATtcgaacgcaaaagaagcgacGGAAGGATCGACTTCGCAGCCGTTGGTTGAAGAAGGATCGCTTGAAAAGAATCACTATGCTGCTGTACGACCGTTCGGAGGAGAACATGAAGCACAGGAAGCGAAGTGGTAGGCACCGACCAGGATCGGATTCGGATTCGATGGATTCGGCTGGCGTGAAGAGGCGAACAGCTTCTAAGCAAACGAAGGAGGATGTGAAACCGGAGTTGTCGGATAAGCGCAAGCGTTATTTCGAGTTCATCGAGCAAAAGTCTCTGGAGTATCGTCGACTGTACGACGAATGCTTGAAGCAGCGAATGACATCATTCCAAGACTTCAAGAACATCGATTTAGATGATAAACTTTCGGACACCTCACGATCGAAGTCGAGATTACAAAAGTTAAAGTCACCCGAAGAGGTGAAAGATCCACAGGAGAGGGCAATGCTACGATTTCCTTCGAACCGTTTTAAAAGTTTATCAAGAAGCGATGGTCTAATGGGGTCATTCTACATTGATCCAGAGTTCCATGACAAAGTAAAGGATTTGAAGATGTGTAAGTATGTTGGCTGCAAGAAAGGAGCttggtttttcaaaattgttttttacacTAGATAAGAAAGGTTCTAAATACTACACCAGCCTGATGCGAGGTCGCGTAGATCCTCGTGAGCGATTGCAAGTTAACGCACCGGATTTCGACGAAGAACAGCTTGGattcaaaacaaagtttttcaatCGTTTGGCCACCGAATGGGACAATTACTATATCCACGAGCTCCGATACCGCCCAAGGATGAGAAAGTTTTGTCCGAAAACAGACATTCTCAATATTCGCGAACAGCGTCGTAAAACTTTCCTTCAATACTACATAGCggaaaatttgctgaagattCGTGAAAAACAGATGCTAGAGAGGAAGTTTGCCAAATGGATTaaagatttttgcaaacaaaCGAAGCCGCTGTTCAAAGTGTGGAAGGACAAAGCTTACGATAAGGTGCTGGAAATGTCCGATCGGGAAAAAGAAGCTCAACAGGAATCGAAACGATTGCGGAATGTGCTGCAAGACCGGCAAAACAAGATTCAAGCAATCACGGAAAAGATTCTCTTGCTGGAGGAACGGTGGACTAAAATCATGCAGATTAGGGTAATGACATTTGCAGTGCTCCTTTGGACTAGAGATTTTctaattttgattttagaacTACTACTACCTTTTGATGGACTCACAATGGAGACTGGAAAATGATCACTTGCATCGGTCGGCTAACGGCAACCTGCTTCCGGTAAGTTTTTGAGAGCATACAGCCATACCCCGGTGTGGGGCATTAATTGGTACCGCGTAGATGGAGTTCatgtcttcgtcaaagttgttcaACGGGTTTAGCATGATTCATTAATCTTGAAATCCAAAATGTtggatgagaaaaaaaatggtaaCCACAAAATTGTTATTTCTATCATAAGAGCATGCCATGCACATTTCACCCACAGTAATTTCACAGCTGCTTACATCTGGTGCAACTGTTTTTTGCATCATCATTTGTTTTTATATCAATATATCAAATATTTGCTGAAATGTTTCGACCCATTCTCACTCGTCCGACCCATTTTAACCCCTGTAAATATTTTATAACCGACAATAAAACCAttgaaaattattataatttaatTTGCTATCTACGACCCTATATATATACAATCGACACTCCATATctcgtgacatcgactagtggagacatAAAATTATGGAATATCGACTTACGGAGAGCAATACATTGCGGGGATTCACTGGTTGGAACATGGCAGCCTTCTATTTAGcaaatccgacccgttagttggaacgacagCTGTTGAAAATACTCGAGACGCACGCAgctggagagcaaatcgtcacgattTGTACACATACAtgcacatttgttctatatatggagacttcaatgcgacggtgcTCAGAtatcaaagtcagtttgacatctactattgacattcgagtgctttttagttgaaatataatcCATctagcactaaaccgaatagcgtcTCCCGCTTTTTTACTAGCGCTGCCTCTCCTGTACGTTAAACATAATGTCGGAAGTAGTGCGCTGTATAGATCATCAGATACTCTATACAGCGCACTATTTCCGACATTATGTTTAACGTACAGGAGAGGCAGCGCTAGTAAAAAAGAGGAAGACACTATTCGGTTTAGTGGTAAGGtaagattcttcacaggccttgtctctaACATTCGCTCATAAAATTATAGAATGGAGActttaaaatatttcagaaaaaacGGTTCATTATGGAGAGCCGTGGTTGAACCTTTATATAAATGTGATAAGCtgctctgttttgctcaaaacctataaGCTAGTATtaatataagttgtctctaaccgaagaaACACATATATtgatcaaaaaaatgtttaagacctctgcatttatttttattaaactttatcaaaaaataaaggcatatcaaacccgtaagacgcaaatgccctcaaaaatACAACCCTGGCAAAGTGTTttattgtgaccatgaaaaacacgttctctaagaactcctccatacTCTGAAACCAAACAAACTGATATTTTCAACAATGAAGTATGATTttcgaaggtggaaagtttatcaccagagtatacgtcAATAAAACGCTGTTTCTAACGTTGAGCAGACAAAACCTTcaaacttctttgctttatAACATTATTTTGgtcattaagaaaaaaaaagacaaaaattgctctggatagcgaagttatgtcagaatgTACTACAGTAATCATAAATTACATTCACTCACAAAAACAACAATAATAACGCTGGTGGATGCAAAATTCACGtgcaaacaattttctttttgtggaagtgctcataagaacattaagctgagaagcaggctctgtcccagtggggacgttaataccaagaagaagaaggcaggATAACTCCATTGGGAGACTCAATGTTTCCATACAAATCGCAAAGAAacgagactgtcgcgttttgtcggaagctgttaaggcgaagtaggccgtcattgaaatttgtacgcgtcgttgatgattgttgcaatttcatctaatgatttcgaatcaaagacaatcagttggttttgcactgacacagctgtcaaatttaaattcaacataaactatcaagactgagttttttttactttgaatTGCAAGCcgatcatcattgttgccaaaacgaatgacggactacttagccttaaagatcgcgaacttctttttttttaagataccgacacgttaatgcttccagtagaCGATTTgctctttgaaggaagcaccacacagaacaacggactagcatgcaacgcctagTGGCACAGtccacagtgggacggattgaggttttaggaggaaagatagaactcacgccttcaattgtgattttacgtaaaaataatgttctacaaagttgtttctaatataaaaacattttttttggtcggaacgaaaattagggtggccctatgttaaaaaagataaccatcaaaacttttttaatttacggaatattgatatagtttgttctacaaagttgaagatcgaaaaattttaagctgatttgatagaaaaagttttttcctagctcaaaaattgaccgttttagagcatttttcgctattgatgtagggtggcccatcaaaaattgtttatttttgggtttaatttttattatttcaagtttctTAGTAAAATTGTCTTCCCATTACTTTCAAGACTAATTGAAACGCAAACATAGGAGATATAGCTAATGGAAACAAATAAATACAAGAGTCtgttcgtaatgaaaatttaatttacttccttggacataaaatatcatcgatactaatacatacgatatacaaatgcaaaatgaaaaatatggcaaagaaagctctcagttaataactgtggaagtgctcataacaacaATAATCTGAGAAGTTTGATCTGTTTTAGTAGGGACgcgatgccaaaaaaaaaagaatattgatacattttttctgatgaaaagttGAAGACTTTttgataaccaaaaaaaaaacatgtttatatgtttgtatagtTGGGAAACAAAATGAAATGTGTTGACATGACGATAGTGTTTGTCAGCTTAAAAATGTGAATAATCGTATTATACTTCGGCGGATCTGTTTGCTAATGATATGACTGGTTCATATATTAATAACCGTTACtaacagatttttgaaggaaatcccaAATTTACTATAATGTTCAATTTTCAGGCATGGCTATCTCTAAATTATAGCCTTCATTAATCAAAACatctaaacatgatcaaataatgcATATAGTTATTCTTCTTAATCTAGCCTTGAAAGTCAGCGTCATAATCATACCGTTCCAGATACGATATATCTTCTACGGTGGACAAATTACTAGTAATTGAGCATTCGTTACTTCCAATCAGAATGTTTCCCAAAAAGCCCGGCAAATCCCAGAACAGAAGTATTCGGAAGTTTGGGATGAGTCATGTCAGGAAATTCAATCGTGAGGTAAATTTAGAAGATATTTCCAAAAAACTCCTTATTTGTATTGCTGAGCTCCTTTGACTCTTTTCGGAAGTACGTATATAAGAATAAGaaataagttatttttttattctgatttaaggtgaagatgaatcgaagccaaacctcaaattttcaagagcacaaatctggagaaccgaatacccgtttgagctgaaaacttaatcgattggtcacctccagcgagtgaccaatcgattaagttttcagctaaaacggatgcttggttctccagatccgtgctcttgaaaatttgaggtttggcttcgatttatattcaccttaaagcCGAAAGATAATAAttgtcatgcaaaaaaaaaaaaatctttttttgcccCAACTGCATTTACATGTAAAAAAACgtttgtttttcatgaaaaatgtttataactattcaccgaaaaaatggTATAGGCCTTAATATATGTGTCTCAATCTTCTAAAGATGAAGTAATGacaactttgatgagaaatctaaaaataaaaaaaaatataacacaaacataaacaatttttgatgggccaccctacatcaatagcgaaaaatgctctaaaacggtcaatttttgagctaggaaaaaactttttctatCAAATCAGCTTAGAATTctccgatcttcaactttgtagaacaagctATGTCAATATTCCTTTAAATGAAAAAGTTTtaatggttatctttttttacatagggccaccctaattttcgttccgatcaaaaaaattgtgtttatattagaaacaactttgtagaacattatttttacgtaaaatcgcaattgaaggcatgagttccatctttcctcctaaaacccctatccgtcccactgtgcagtcaaaatacgttcctgacaaaaaaaatttccgaactgaagcgggaatcgaacccacgctcctTGACTCTATGCGGCTAAtagcttggtaacactaaccgcacggccacgaagcccacaacatcttgaacatcttgaagagaacaAGCACatagttttacttatgacgacaaaaccgAACGTTTGTTGGAAATCGTCTtggaaggtctctcaagtgaaaacaaagaaaatggaataaatgatttacttggattttcttcaATCCAAgtgatcattatgaaaaagagaaccaaaaatgatgttcttcggaaagggctttttcaagaatattatttagttcactttaacaaaagtgatctaaataggCCCCTCCGATTTTGATTTTAAACTGAATTTATGACAAAAGGAAGGATAAATTTTCCACCaagcaaatcgttttcgaccttttgtccataaacctttttaactgaacaattgaatttaatgattgatgcaatgttcgaAATCGCCacaatggctgaagcagtccaagtaggtgttaAATTTACTAACAAAGTTGTTATTGGATaacgtttctctaatggatccaaatatttgtttaaatacTTTGAATTGGAATCCTCGTTCTTTGAATGCTAGAGAGCACGAGGtgttttctaacagctaataacgaatctatgacatttggtcgaaagacatttggtcgaatgacatttagtcgaatgacgtttggtcgaaaatacatttggtcgaacggacatttcgtcgaatggacatttggtcgaaaaggcttagttgcaacagaaagcatatgatatttggtcgaactgaCATTTCATGGAAAAAAATGTGCTCGAATCTAAATACTacggaaacaaagttttacgtttagtctgactaccgtcgagagtagcattttttcgcttaaacaagaaattgaaaaagtatcagccattttaccaacgatctatatgcgattagcaaaattttgatattcagTTTGATGAACGCTCTTCCAACGTATTAATCTACCTCTTGGGTGTTTgatgtttcatgctgctttcTTGTCCAGGTATGTTCTGAGATTcaagataagctgatcttaaatggaaacaagccaacttttgtcACCTCAGTCAACTGATCTTTCCTTACCCGATACAAAGAATCAgcacttttttcattttcaataatccaaatcttctactgcaaactctgttattcactCGAGGTCATCAACTTTGTCAGCAAAACCatatatatttgcttgaggaatgttattaagctggaagccACAATAAGCTAATTGACCATAGgtagagttaccgacacctgacattcacttcgccataaaggttttcttcaaagcaattttttcctgccgttttcATTCTGATTTCCGGATTCAAAAATCTCACCCACGTCCATtgagctgcaagacccggaatgCAAAGAAAAAGCTCGAGCtctctctccgaatgcttccatcagatgagctgatcttcattacgaagaacgatgatatttcaaaagaataataaatgaagaaaataatatgtgcacatcattgagtaataaaataacttgttcagcagtttttaaaagaatgatgatattttagaagaataataaattcactagagctcaGTATTTCAGTTAATGACAAAAACTGTTAAATAGTTCATTTGgataatcattgaaatttttgattttggcataacttcaaattacaaataaaaaggtgtatcaaatttgaaaataagactACAGCAAATGTCCCATTTCTTATTCAACAAAagttaatgattcagattattcaaaaaaatacgttatcttatcaactatgcaaaacaaatatcaatttTACCAATTGATCTTCCaataaaccatttcaaaataagctttcatccaaacttccgttcaactaaacaaCATTCGACGAAAATAAGTGTTCTAAagacattcgaccaaatgtccattcgactaaatgtcctttcgaccaaatgtactttcgaccaaatgtcattcgaccaaacgtcattcgactaaatgtcattcgacgaaatgtcctaaagccgctaataacatacatatagtaGTTATTACTCAAACTTATTTTAAACCTGGATCAAAActaaaaagagatccaaacttttttgtttatcctaATGATCGACGGGATGGGGtttgtgggggagttgcaatcatcattcatcttttttcgtcatttgaaatcaaacattacatataactTATAATCTATAATTACAAGGTCTCCGACGCCGTCCGCAACTGCCATTCCTTGTTCATCCGGACGGACGGCCTCAACATCGGGACGGAAATCGCTGCCTTCTACCAGGAACACATTTTCCCCGAGCTGGAACAACATCCTAGCTGCACCCCCGATCCAGGGCTGTTTCTCATCGGACTCGGTCAAATCAATCACCGCACCATTGAACTGATACAAAAGTACAACGACAAGCTAATGGTG includes:
- the LOC5571380 gene encoding uncharacterized protein LOC5571380, which translates into the protein MNRRNNGTSMQHTSKFTSSSRKSVLQGTKNFVWDREELSSNLPYFNRNYEIPFNRPPNEVNFLGGLGSNKAHYRSKVHPQRVSTVQKLMRMRTSNRMLETLTEDLRKVNLCRHSKKVKHRDRHIGEYINKITDELQLAGNVEKSTPSEQSDVQFQASARKNISNDDYKEMIQKLDKMLLDDQGPRASYGTTFRDWALRERYNFKNKNNIDMMKREKENLESEMGSSVDTKPCDFITADGRRVTKLKKATRIPHLEGYMYGPFTKLPRLDPLLESETKFGIPLSLLVRSYREMDSMKEGERNVINTRLAHMRIPLCPRSSDESSDDEDKMEEVKILSFIRTPYFRIPMIRTQKKRRKDRLRSRWLKKDRLKRITMLLYDRSEENMKHRKRSGRHRPGSDSDSMDSAGVKRRTASKQTKEDVKPELSDKRKRYFEFIEQKSLEYRRLYDECLKQRMTSFQDFKNIDLDDKLSDTSRSKSRLQKLKSPEEVKDPQERAMLRFPSNRFKSLSRSDGLMGSFYIDPEFHDKVKDLKMYKKGSKYYTSLMRGRVDPRERLQVNAPDFDEEQLGFKTKFFNRLATEWDNYYIHELRYRPRMRKFCPKTDILNIREQRRKTFLQYYIAENLLKIREKQMLERKFAKWIKDFCKQTKPLFKVWKDKAYDKVLEMSDREKEAQQESKRLRNVLQDRQNKIQAITEKILLLEERWTKIMQIRNYYYLLMDSQWRLENDHLHRSANGNLLPVSDAVRNCHSLFIRTDGLNIGTEIAAFYQEHIFPELEQHPSCTPDPGLFLIGLGQINHRTIELIQKYNDKLMVFSRIDYHYKGVLQEFPRYFSNHNDMLETYHNKVTMIQRKNEAMKLQVQQMLGEPLRKCVSNKTMRITNSILNQLYDFIRKSKNLGKEIIQISNMEKLAIIHQFIVDLLADLDQLPLDILRSSELEARKNRKLALKQANNALKRKEVFDLLRKQLRWHVKK